Within the Magnetospirillum sp. ME-1 genome, the region TTGCGCGAACAGACCCTGGGCGAGATTTCCCGCTTCTTTCTCGGCATCATCAAGGCACCCAATCTGTCGGCCCAGTACAAGCTGGGACGCCTCAAGATGTTCGCCCGCGCCACGGTGCGCATCCTGCTGGACCGCCGCGTTCATCTGGCGGCGGAACTGGCGTCCCCGCCGCCTCCGGGGCTGGCGCGCCGCGCCGTGGATCACGCCGCCGCGCCCCATTGATCCGCCGCCGATTCAGAACGCGGGGCGGTTGTCAAGAATCTGATTGCTTCATAAAGGCGAAAGCTTGTAGTCTGTGGCTTGTGCCAGAAGGCGCTGTCGGGCGAATTGTCCCTGTGATTTCCCGTCCGGCAGTTGTCAGTGTCCAATGATTATAGGAGGGCAGAATGTCCACCTCGATTGCATCCGACGCCCCACTTCGCTCCCCGGTCGCCGAGGCGCCGCACCCTGCGGCCCATCAGACGCAGCCCGCGACTGTCGAGGCGAAGGAAAGCTCGTCTGTTTCCGAACCTCCCCGTTACACCTCTCCGGTGGTCAAGGTCGATAGTGGAACCGGTCTGGCTCTGCTGGTCGTCCGTGACGGCGACACGGGCAAGGAAGTGGAGCAATATCCTTCGCGCCATGTGGTCGAAGAGTATAAGCGCAACATCCCGACCGCCATCGACCAGACTCAGACCGCGATCAAGGCTCAGGCCGCCGAGGATGTGAAGGCTCCGCCCGCTCCCGTGGCTGCCGCGCCCAGCGCTCCGGCCGCTCACGCGGCGCCGGCCCCGTCCGGCGGTTCGGTCAAGATCTAGGCGGTGGTTGCCACCGCTTAGGGTCTGGGGATTACGGCCGGTCTGTGACCTGGGCCGGCCCGATGGTTCAGCGCTATGTTGACGGTTCATCCGCAAGGATGAGCCCGATTTTCCATGTCCGGGCCAAACATGAAGCGCTCTGTCATGGCTCGAGCGTAAGCCGAAGCATCTTTCAGCCCGAGGCGGTTGCCGCGAGTGCCTGAAGGACCCTTCGCCTCAGGCTCAGGGTGACAATCCGTCTCTGATTTAGGGCCAGTCTCTGATTTAGGGTCCGTCTCTGATTTAGGGCCGGCCGCTCCAGCATTCGACGCTTTGAACCGGGCGAAAGTGGGGCCGTTGCGGCCGTCAGCCCGCCAGGGCCTGTTCCAGCCGCGCTTCCTCTTCTCTGCCGCCCGGCAGGCCGAAGCGCAGGATGTCGGGGCGAAAGGCGAAGGCGCGCACCAGGATGCCGGCACGGCCCAGGCGCTCATAGACCTCGCCGGCCCGGTCGTGGCGGGCCAGACGGAACAGGGACGTGCCGCCCAGCACCTCCAGCCCGGCGCCTTTCAGGATGGTGTCCAGGCGCCCGGCGGCATCGTGCAGGCGGGCGATGGTGGCCCGGGTCCAGTCATGGTCGGCCAGGGCGGCGGCGCCCACGGCCAGGGCCGGGCCGGAGACCGGCCAGGGGCCGAGATAATCGGTGAGGCGGGCGGCCAGCCCCTCCTCGGCCACGGCGAAGCCCAGGCGCAATCCGGCCAGACCGAAGAACTTGCCGAACGAGCGCAGGACCACCAATCCGGGGCCGGTCTTGGCGGCGAGCGACAGGTCGGGGCGTTCGTCGCAGAAAGCCTCGTCCACCACCAGCATGCCGCCTTGCCCCGCCAGCCGCCCGGCAAGATCGAGCAGGCGGCCGGGCTCGATGACCCGTCCATCGGGATTGTTGGGATTGACCGCCACCACCACGCGGGCCTCGCCCATATCGTCCAGTCCGGCGATCTCGCGGACGTCGTGGCCGGCGGCAGTCCAGGCGCGGGCGTGCTCGCCATAGGTGGGGGCCAGGATGGCCGCCCGGGTGGGTTTCGTGATGCGGGGCAGGGCCTGGATCAGCGCCTGGCTGCCGGTTCCCGCCACCACCCGCGCCGCGGCGGGAACCGCCCAGCGGCGGGACGCGGCATCCAGCAGGGCCTGGTTGGCCCCGGAATCGGGCAACCGCCGCCAGCATGCGGGGTTCGGGTCGAAAAGGGGATGGGGCCAGGGCCAAGGCCAGGGATTGATCCCGGTGGACAGGTCCAGCCAGCCTTCGGCCGGTTGGCCCCAACGGGCCTGGGCGGCGGCCAGATCGCCGCCGTGAAGGGGAAGTCGGGTCAGGCTCGGTTGGCGCTTTCCAGCAGCCCCTCGGAAATCTGGAGATTGACGTTGACCAGGGTGGTGATGGTGTTGTCGCTGATCTCGACGCCCTTCTTCAAGGTGGTGTCGGCGACGAAGTCCGACAGGCGCTTCAGGTTGGCCTTGACCGCCTCGGGCAGGCCGCTGGCCGAATCGGAGACCAGGGTGCGGATGGCCACCCACAACTGCAGATTCTGTTCCAGCGCCGCCGCCAGCCGGGCCTTGTCGCCGCGCGACTGGTCGAGCGTGATGGCCGCCTCCACCAGGCCGAAGGCGTCCTGTTCGCCGATCTTGAGCGTTTCGAGCTGGATTGGTTGAGACATGCGCTTTCCCCCGGCTTCCCTTGGTCGCGGCCCATCGCCGCCCTGAAGATTGCCCGAATCATACGTCAGGCGATGGAATCTTGCCAATTCGTATGTTGATAAACCCTTAAAAGGATGGCGGCGCGTTGACGCCCCGACGGAGGCCCCCTATCCTCAATGCTTATTCCCTTAAGGACGGAGCGGCAGTTGGGCGCAAAGCACAAGACGGCGGACCAGCTCCTGCAGGACGCGGTCAAGCACCACCTTTCCGGCGACCTGGACGGCGCCGGCCGGCTCTACAGGGACCTGCTGAAGATCAGCCCGCTTCATCCCGACGGTTTGCACCTGTCCGGGCTGGTGGCCATGCAGCGCGGCCGGTTCGACGAGGCCGAGCGCCTGATCCGCGCCGCCATCGCCGCCAGCCCCAAGGCGGTTCCCTATCACGGCAATCTCGGCACGGTGCTGATCAACGCCGGCAAGCCCCAGGAGGCCATGGCCTGTTACCGGCGCGCCGTCGAACTGGACGAATCCTATGTGGACGGCTGGAGCAACATGGCCAGTCTGGCCGCCCAGATGGACGATCACGAGACGTCGGCCCTGGCCTACAGCACCGTGGTGCGCCTGACCGGCGGTTCCGACGGCGGGGCGCTGGGCTATCTCGGCCTGGAACTGGCGGTGCTGTGCGACTGGGACAACCTGCCGGTGGTCAAGGAGGCCATCGCCGCCCTGGCGCCGTGGCGCGGCGGCAAGAGTCTGCCGGCCCCGCCCTTCTCCTTGCTGATCCATGATTTCAGCCCCGCCGAGCAACGCCGCTTCGCCGACGAGGCCGCCTCGCTGATCGAGAGCCGCGCCCAGCCCATGAGCCACAAGCCCCGGCTGCGGCGGCCGCGCCTGCGGCTCGGCTATCTGTCCGAGGATTTCCACGACCACGCCACCGCCTACCTGCTGGCCGAGGCGCTGGAAGGCCACGACCGCTCGCGCTTCGAGATCTTCGCCTATTCCTATGGCCCCGAGGCCAAGGGGGCGGTGCGCGCCCGGCTGAAGGAATCCTGCGACCACTGGGTGGAACTGGGCACCCTGTCCGAGGCCGAGGGCGCCCAGCGCATCGCCAGGGACGGCATCGACATCCTGGTGGACCTGAAGGGCCATACGGGCCGCGCGCGGACCGGCATCCTGGCCGCCCGCCCGGCGCCGGTGCAGGTGGCCTGGCTGGGCTATCCCGGCACTTTCGGCGGCACCTGCATGGACTACATCATCGCCGATTCCTTCGTGATTCCCCCCGGTGCCGAGGGCCATTACGCCGAGCAGGTGGTGCGGCTGCCGCTGTGCTACCAGCCCAACGATTCGCGGCGTCCCCGGGCGCTCGCCCGCGAGCCCAAGGCCAAGTGGGGCTTGCCGGAAGACGCCTTCGTCATCGCCGTGTTCAACAACAGCTTCAAGATCAATGCCGAGGCCTTCGCGGTGTGGATCAGCGTGCTTCAGGCGCAAAGCGATGCGGTGCTGTGGTTCGTGGAATTCCATCCGGCGGCCACGGCCAGCCTGCGCAACATGGCCGAGGCGGTGGGGATCGATCCGGCGCGCCTGATCTTCGCG harbors:
- the cobD gene encoding threonine-phosphate decarboxylase CobD, which gives rise to MTRLPLHGGDLAAAQARWGQPAEGWLDLSTGINPWPWPWPHPLFDPNPACWRRLPDSGANQALLDAASRRWAVPAAARVVAGTGSQALIQALPRITKPTRAAILAPTYGEHARAWTAAGHDVREIAGLDDMGEARVVVAVNPNNPDGRVIEPGRLLDLAGRLAGQGGMLVVDEAFCDERPDLSLAAKTGPGLVVLRSFGKFFGLAGLRLGFAVAEEGLAARLTDYLGPWPVSGPALAVGAAALADHDWTRATIARLHDAAGRLDTILKGAGLEVLGGTSLFRLARHDRAGEVYERLGRAGILVRAFAFRPDILRFGLPGGREEEARLEQALAG
- a CDS encoding flagellar biosynthesis regulator FlaF; the protein is MSQPIQLETLKIGEQDAFGLVEAAITLDQSRGDKARLAAALEQNLQLWVAIRTLVSDSASGLPEAVKANLKRLSDFVADTTLKKGVEISDNTITTLVNVNLQISEGLLESANRA
- a CDS encoding O-linked N-acetylglucosamine transferase, SPINDLY family protein; translation: MGAKHKTADQLLQDAVKHHLSGDLDGAGRLYRDLLKISPLHPDGLHLSGLVAMQRGRFDEAERLIRAAIAASPKAVPYHGNLGTVLINAGKPQEAMACYRRAVELDESYVDGWSNMASLAAQMDDHETSALAYSTVVRLTGGSDGGALGYLGLELAVLCDWDNLPVVKEAIAALAPWRGGKSLPAPPFSLLIHDFSPAEQRRFADEAASLIESRAQPMSHKPRLRRPRLRLGYLSEDFHDHATAYLLAEALEGHDRSRFEIFAYSYGPEAKGAVRARLKESCDHWVELGTLSEAEGAQRIARDGIDILVDLKGHTGRARTGILAARPAPVQVAWLGYPGTFGGTCMDYIIADSFVIPPGAEGHYAEQVVRLPLCYQPNDSRRPRALAREPKAKWGLPEDAFVIAVFNNSFKINAEAFAVWISVLQAQSDAVLWFVEFHPAATASLRNMAEAVGIDPARLIFAPRLPQAEHLARLSAADLFLDTWPCGGHTTASDALWAGVPLVAWAGQTFASRVAGSLLKSLGFDELITESQGAYHALAQHLAKERVLLAELRQRLWAATQSSPLFDGKAFTPSLEKAFDTMWATWEKGGKPKGFDV